TTAGCCATACTTATAGGAAAGCAATTAAGAACAATTTGATACGTACTTATCAGCTTCTCAcgttctgtgttttctgtaaagagatcagaagaggaaataaatgtgaGTACCATTCAGTGGTGGTTCTTAATGTAAAGAGGTAAGCCATTGCTGGTGCCTGGCTGATGGCACTGACGATGCCAGTCAGTGCCTAAAACATCCTGCAAGGGGGAAGCAGGCCAACAAGAGCAGGTTCCCAACTGGCGTGGGGCTCATATTTTTTATTGAgttgaaaaagaagcagaaaagaagcagctgtatTAGGAAGAATTTGTGtcatggggaggagggaatagcaaataaaaatgaaacatagaatttatttaaaattgatACACAAACCAAATTTAGTAGTTACAGACAGACAAATATAACTACTCAATTTATCACAGAAGTACACCTTTACTAAGAGCTTTGATGCATTTGCAGGATTGCCTACGTGCATCCTACTGGAATTGCTGATTTGCCCTATAGGAGAATCTGGTAAAATGGGTTGTAGGATCTagcacttaatttttaaaagctttcttcctCCGCTCCCTCCCCCTAGTCTTTGAGATGTTTCTAGTTTTCGTGTGATGCATCAGTCTGAAGACTTCAAGATGAGTCAGCCAAGATATCACAGAAGGAAATAAGAATACCAAATGCTCAATTATTTCTACAGCTGAAGCTATCTAGAGCTTGGCTAGTAGAGACCACGCCCTTTAAACCTCTGTATAAAATTCATATTTGATTTAAGACATTGTTGCATGTCCTTTAatctctgtttatttaaaacactatGTATATAAACACAAATTGACTAATTTGGGACTAGGTGTAATGACACAAAGGTCCACAGCTGCAAACTGCTGTGGAAAAACAAGCTCtcactgctgcatttcagaaaattgcAGAAATTAGAAACAAGTGTGCTTTTCAGTATAGTCATATTATTGGTTCGGAACTATAGTTGTCTGGAAAATGTGATAGGACATActaaacaaagaagaaagcagaagttaaATATACTATTTCTGCTAAGAAAGAAGAACCAGATGGGGAATATTTGTTGGGGCTAAAGTTTTAGATTTGACTTCCTGATCAAATAAAAGGCGGAGTCTAACTGATACTTCTCTTCATCAGAAACTCTGGCTTGTACCTCTGAAAGCCTTCACCAGCAAAGTATTTCAATTAATTCCTTCTTATACTATTCTTACCAGGGTTTGGTACTGTTGCTGTGTGGTGGGCTACAGACCCACTATGGACTTAGTGCAAATTGACCCATTGTTATATTTCCACTGATAATTAGGCCACTTTTATTTCTATGCAATTTTCTTAGTTGATTACTTTGGTCTTACCACAGAGCTTGTCTACGCACTTCTCCTTACTGCATCCACTGCATGGTCGTCCTGCTTCATATGGTTTTCTCGGGTAATTCCCCctgcaaagcagaagcacagTATTTTGTTAGCTCAGTCATTTGCAAAGCAATTTAAATACATGGTTTCATCAGATTGTTAGAATAATTTATCATGAAAAGCTATTATGGGGGGGGAAATCCCTTTATCCAAAAACTGATCATTGCAATTGTTTGAAATTCCTTTTAGATCAGATTAAAGCTCTCACTGGCATGGGGCGCAGCCACCTGGTGACTCTCGCCACTTGAAATTAATGAGACTTCTCAGGCAATACTGATTCTTCAGTGTAATTATTCAGTGTAAGCATACAAGAATGTGCCTCTAGGCCCTCATTACCcacctgtattttaaaaacaaatctgtaaaaATTAAGTCCAGAAATTGCAAGGTATGAGATGAGATAAACTAGAGAACtgtcttccttttatttcttcaattaAAATGTCTTGTTTGAAGTTCAGGTGGGGCCATAGAAAGATGTAATCTTTCTCAAGCGGAAAGCTTGCACCTTCCCCACTTTTCCTGCAGAGCCTgaaatcaaaacagattttattccACCATCTTAGTTATGGTGAGTGTTCTCAGCTATGATCTGCTCGCCTGCTTTTTTAGAAAGGgattttctgcagctctggctATATCTAGCAGCTTCTGCTCTCAATGGACTGGTGACATGTGGATGTAGCTTCTGAAATTTGTTGCAACTGCTCCCATCGTTGTTGGCATCTGATACCAGGTCAGTTacaaggtatttaaaaaaataaaaaaaccccaaatgccGTAATTAACTTACGCTGGCCCATAGTCACAAACAAAATGTGCTGCTCTGAAGAGTCCTGGAAAATTTTCAACTGTATTGCAGAAGTGAACTGCGCAGCCAACTTTGTAACTCTCTGCCCAAACGACCTGAAGGGCAAAGGGAAATATGTAATGCACCTgttcaaagactgaaaaagcaacagcattaagggaggaaggagaagggaaggatctTGTGGAAGTTTAAAACAGATGACACAGGAGCAAGAGCAACGACCCAAAGAGCAGCTAAGACAAACGACTGATTGATTGACAGatgtttttgcatttattatCTGGCTCCCCTGGAAACATGAAATTGTCAGGGGATAATCCCTTTCCACCATTACTGGAAATAGGACTCGGACATCCCTGGGGCTCGGAATATTTATTTCCAATCTCATGTAGCAATAAACCGGGGGGTGAGAACCCCTGCTGTAATTCCTGTTCCAAAGCAGTCTGTTCCAAGCCTGTACTTGGATTTTCTGTGAAACCATTACATTATAAGTCATTGGGCATGTAAGACTCACCTGGGTGTAGTGACCACACATGCCAGTACAGCTGTTGGTCTGGAAATCATAGCTGCTGACTTCATTAAACCAGTCACTGAGAGCTGCATCCACAGAGAAGATGGTGGCTGTGCCAGTCCAGATGTTTTCTCCAAGAGGGGTAAAGGTGGGGTGCACCTTCCCCGGCATTTTAAGGTAGATATTGTGCTTAAACTTGCACTTCTTTGCCCATGCTTTGGCAGTCTTAGCTAAAGCAGCATCCCAGGActgtagaaaaggaagaaaacataataTAACCTGCACTGCAGTGACTTAGCTGaattcaaacatttttaaacagaaacttgTAAGgattcttttccccttttttgcttctcatcCCTGCATTCAGTTGCTCTCTCTGACTTGACATGTCTACTCccatagcaattttttttcttctttctcccttagATATTGCAGGACACGTAGTACCTATCCACTGTCCTGTGATATCTGgcttgttaaaatatttagagcTGGACTGCAGTCTTTAAGCTGCCTCGTCTGAGAGGAGGTAACCGGGTGAAACCCCCAGCCGTAGAGGGGCTTGAGGGACTTTCTGCCTAGGAGCTGTTGGCTGTCCAGGGATTTGCACTTTGCAATTATCACTAGACCAGACAGGAATTCTGTTCTGCTGGCcaggatggagaggagaagagtcacagctgctcccttccccagacctttctgcctctctgctcttctccctccccagcgTGTGgccaaagcaaataaaaggcTTGCTTATCTCTGCTGGGTTGAGGAGGAATCATTCCCATCCTGAGTGGCACAAGTGATAATTTGAAAAACCGGTCTGGGAGACTTGCAGAAAGATTTTATGCCACTGAATGACCAAGCAATAAAATGGCAGGTAAAATTCAGTACAGACAAATGTAAGTTAAGGGatgtgaggaaaacaaaaccccaattTTGATTTTGTGTTCATAATGACAGGTTTGGAGATGGCTATTACCACTTGTAAACCAATGTTTAGTAGTAGtctaaaaagcaaataaagtgTTAGAAATTCCTTCAGAAGGAATGCaaaattgtcctggtttcagctgggacagagttaactgtcttcttagtagctggtacagtgctgtgttttggatttagggtgagaataatgttgataacactctgatgttttagttgttgctaagtagcgcttatcttaagccaaggacttttcagtttcccatgctctgccagcaagcaggtgtgcaagaagctgggagggagcagagccaggacagctgaactagccaaagggatattccataccatggaaggtcatgcccagtatataaacaggggggagttggccgggaggggcagatcgctgctctggcgTCAGTCAGCGGgttgtgagcaattgcattgtgcatcactggtttcttttcttatttcttttttgttgttgtattctttttcattacaattattattattcttagttagtagtgtatttttatttttactttagttattaaactgttcttatctcaacccacaagttttttttccttttctcctccccatcccactgggaggggggagggggaagtggctgcgtggtgcttagttgctggctggggttaaaccacaagaaTAAAACCAGATATATAATTACACCACTGTAGAAGTCCTGTTAAATgctgtgtgcagcacagcaccccACCTTAAGAAGGGGAACTAGAACTGGAAAGGGCAGAGAGAACATGGAGGAGGATGATCATCCTCAAGTACGGAGGGCTTTCGTAAAGCAACAGAGAGTGCTCCGCAGCTTTGATCAGAGACAGCTGGATATCTTGTGTGAAGTAGGTAAATAAGCAATAATTACTTGCTCCTTCCAATACAAAGACCAGAGACTATCAAGCGAAGCTAGGAATTAACAGGTCCAAATCAAACGCAAGGAGGTATCTTCACACAACTTGTGGTTAGGCTGTGCAGCTCTTTTTGCTACACGATGCTTGGGATGATAAAAACTTGCATGAGCtcaaggctgaaaaaaatcatacaagaaaaatccatcaagaGCTTTTAAATACAATGCAACACCTTTGATTCAAGAGGTTTCTATGTATTTGTCCTGCTGTTATTCCAGGCTTGCTGGATCTTTGGTCTGAGCAGCTAAGTTTGCTCTTGTGCActagcattttaaattaaacattgttttttaaaatggcaggaaattaaaatcaCGAGTAGTGTGAATTTTATCTCTTTACTATGAACTTCCTTTCATGGAAATTATTCATATTGTGCATGCAGTTATGCATTTAACTTCCTTTCCAGCTATGCAGCACCGCTGAAGGCCTCAGAGTAATGACATGAACTGCCTGGGGTTACCTCCCTCAGCTAGCTGTCTCCCTTTTTCCTTACATATTCCACTGAATAAGCTGAGACCTATCCAGAGCCTGTTCTGATATCCACTGTATTTGTAGGAAGCTCTGCTTTCCAGCCCAGATATTAGTATCCCTACTCTTCAAACCCTGCTACAGCAAATGAAGATCAGGTATCTAAATGGATGTCCTGGCAAATCCCTTTCTTCAACACATGTTCTAGATTGGAAGAAACAAGGGGAGATGCTAGATTTTCAAAAAATCCTGTTGTGCAGACTGCCTACTCAGGAGCTTTTTAATACCAAACATACCCTGTATGAAACCTGGACTAACATAAAACAGATTACTATCTCTTTTAGAAAGAGGTAAACGAAATGCTGAGAACTGAACGCTATTTTTTGCAATACAGCCCTTTGCTCTGGCTGAAGTTTAGAGTGGCAATCCGTCCCTAAACAAAGAATTCCCTTCAAATTATTAAACCTGAACAATACTGTGAAAATTAaagtcttttctattttctacGACGAACTAACATATATAGTACAGAAATCAttgacagaaagggaaagaaaagcacaaagcaaatgaagagtAAGATGGGCTAAATCAGCAGCACAATCtatattaattttcaaacagATCATGAATGCCTCCTTACCATGCGAAACATATTGCTGGCTGGTGGATTCACTTTGGATCGAAACCTGTTGTGAGCTCTCACACAGTCTTCAATGAACTTTGCATCTTCTATGTCAGGCAAGGGATACTGTGGATAAGCATGACAGCAAGTGAAGAGATCCAGTAAGAACAAcgcagcaaagaaaaatgtgattttcatAATTCTTCAATgctttcagtattattttttttaagtttttaaaagaaaaatctcttagGTGGAGATAATACTGGCAAGCAGCTCTTCAGAGGTTGTCCTCTGGGTGTGGAAGCACTTGAAAGTGTCAAAGTAGCAGGAAGTGAAATTGCTTCATAAAGTACAGCTCTATCTGACATCATATCTGTCCGTCAAAGGGTAAGCCATGAAACAGGCATCTGCTGTGCATATTAGCAAGGAGCAACACTCCAGGTATACTTCTGTCTTGTCTTTGACTGTGCTCCATTCTGGCTGACTgccaaaccattctgtgattgtAGGTCTTATCTGAAGAGATGCTGCAGAACAGCTTTCCTAAAACCTGCGTCAACCATAGAAATGGTAGCTTTGACAAAATACAAATCTGCTGTTCAGCTGATTTTCCTACAGTATAGCTTAGTCATACCAGCTcaactaaaattattttggaggaCCTTGCTTCCATTTCAGAATTACTCTAGGAATAAACAGAATTAGGGAAACTGCGTATTTTGAAATTTGACTTcaccacaagaaaaaaaaaaagttcctcaACATCAGCTTGCTGCAGAACAGACCTTCTGACCTAGTTTGGTGTGTATCAAAAGTATGCAACAGCATAAGGACAACCATATGTTTTAAGAGCTAAGGTCTTGTAACTCAGGTAggtttacagagaaaatatgttGTAGATTGTAAACAATGTTCGTGGGTCTGATTACCTGCTCAGTTTTGCAGGTTAGGCCTTATCCTGCTGAACACTTGTGGAAATTGCCATTCTGGTGTTGCCTTCTCTGTTTGCACTATGGCTTTTCCCTCTTAAATTAACACCCCTGATTTGCTTCAGAGTCTTGTAACAATCTGTACACCTAATTCAGATAGGCTGAAGGACCCGTAGTCCTCCAACACCATCACAGCTATATCTATCTAGGCTATTAACAGGAGgcatataattaaatatttctctgtgtgcatgtgtttatgGATGTCCATGCATTACCAACTCTCCACACCCTCTTCTTCCCTGACATGGTTTGTTGACCACTCTCATGAAGGTAGGGGCAGCTGTAGAAGGCAACAAAGTTGGGGGGTGGGGCGCTTCTGGTGCTTTGGATCttttgggaaagaaacaaaaagggagCCTCCAATTATTCTTGTTGGACAGGCTTAACACAGCCCTTGCCAATAAACAGCTCTCAGAGGCACAAGAAACCTGGACAGAGAGGGAATTGAACAagtattcttttcttccccttttcttttttacaataGTTTCCTGTGCTTTGAAACTCTCCCAGTAAGATCACcaattttttctctaaaaaattatttgtttaaaaaagaccAAGCCGAAGTGGTCAGTGGGAGGAGACTGGCCACTTCCTCCGTGGGCACAGCAAGCTGGGTGCAAGACGCTTTTGGTCCTGTCATGTCCTTGATGAAAAGACGCGTGAGGCACTACCGATCATCTCAAACTCTCACCTCCCTTGGCAAGTAAAGGGAAGTAGGAGGAGAAGCACCCACCCTGACACAACTCCAGTCCAAGGCAGTAGTCACACTTGCAGCCCAGCCATTAGAGCTTTTCGCTCTCATCGCTCTATCTGTTCCTCTATCAGTGGTTGGCTGTGGCTCCATCTGCCTCCAGAACATGTATGTGATGGTCATGACCTCACCTACATTTACGAGATCCACCTGCTGACTCTGCCTCCTGGTGTACCACTAACAGTGCCAAGGTCCCTTGTCTAGCAGACGtagtttctgttctcttctgctgtcATGCTCTATCCCAGAAACTGTGTGTGAGCATTGGCAAAGGTGATGGGGCCCTCAGCTGTGGTGGGACATTTTAAAACGTATGGGAGGATGGCCTCTTGCTAGCATTGGTGACTGTTGGTCAGGCTGGGATGATGAAGGGGATCTTGGGAGGGAGGTTTCTTCCTGTGGGTGCCATTACCTTCTGTCCTACTGGAGGACAGAGGTTGGTCTCGCCTGTCAGCTGCTTGGTTGTGGGCTACAAGGACCCTCCAATCCATCATGTGCACTCCTGAAACCCACAAGGTACCATCCAGGTACCACTGGCAGTATGGTGTGTGTGTGGAGCACCAGGTAATGGAGAGATCCTTAGATCAAATTATGACAGTTTACATCATTACGGTGAATGGCCCTCCCCCTGCTTCTAAACTGAACATAGGCCTGTCTACTGCTTTGTTCCTTTGAAAGTCATCTTGCCGCTTTTCTAAACCAGGGCCAACTGAGTTCAGTTTACTGCAGTTATTCTTTCTCCAGCTGAGTATTACCTTGAAACTAGAAAGTAgtatgttttctcttctttttcttttctagtaaCACCCATGCAATCTATGACAATCTAAAGCCTTTGGTGAGCTAGACTTAATGTAAGCCGTGATTGTATTACAACCACATGCAATTTGTACAAAAATTATCACCACACTAAAACTGCACCATTAATTTGGCAATGCAGGGATCTTGCAGTTATATACGCATGCAGTCGAAATTCTGTGCTTGGAAACTGAACTGACATCTTTATGAAGTAGGAAATGTTGACATATCCAGGACAATCCAGGTTGTAAGATACTTTCCTGCAGAGATGACTCTGGCTCCATCTAGTGATTCTGTTATAGTTAAAGCAGAAGTCCAGCCTGCCCTCAGGCATCTATAAATGATGTTTTCACAAAAAACAGTGTTATAATCCTTTGACAGCATTAATCAGTGGATCTTGCAAACCAGATGAAAATTAAGCTTTGGGATCTGGATATCACATTGTATTTGTCTGGACAATACAAGCATTACCTGTCCCCGCACAGATCTCCAGTGAAATTTAGCACAATGAGCTGGGTACGGGCAGGAAGCTGTACAGCccaatgattttgaaaaaatccCCATGTTTACATCTCCCTTTCTCACTTCTCACCTCCTGCCTTCAGTTTAAAATGGCTGGAAGCATAAGATCTCAGATTCTTAGTTTTTCCCTAATGTACAATTCAGCCAGAGGACTAAAGGCTAGTGGATTACAGACTGTTATTACAGATATCCAAGATGCCTGGGAAtctgtaaaattacatttaattttgtcCTCAAATCATCAACTTCCCCACAGAGTATTGTTATTTGTGTTGGGGAGAGAATCTGTTTGTCCTTGACTTGCTAGGTTCAGCTGAACAAACAGGGGTGGATCTGCTGGGGTTTCTTGTTCTGTCCACGGGATAAGGCAGCTGCAAGATCACTTGGCCTTCCAGACCTGTGAAAAACTAATATTCTGACACGCATTGCTACTTCTATTACACAATCTCACCTGAGGGCAGAAAACAGATTAACTGAAAGGATGGTGGTGGTACTGGATTTCCAcaagaattattttgtatttattaaaagctaaaaaaatctTGCCATTATTTTGTAATGAGGAGGCTGTAAACAGCCTCACAATTAACAGGGGAGGCCATCAGTACGTGGCTGGACTGCAGGTAGTTTTACTGTAGTTTTGGTCAGGGGAATTTGTACAGTACTGCTTGCTGCAGCTATGCCCCTTAGCCTCACTGAGCAAAATCACAATGCATTGCTTGCTGCATTCTCTCCACAAAGTACCAGGACCTCACAGGGACCAAAGCACAAGAGGTCGGTAGGTGTTCTTTCCCCTGCGGCGCCTACCTCCTGCCAGTCAAGATGGCCCTTTATCACATCTACTTTGCCCCTCAAGGACAGCCTGTTTCACTCCCTCCCCTCAACCAAAGGATAAGGGAAGTGTGAAAGGCCCGCTCCTCCCTTTGGCGATAGCTCTGCTAAGGACTGTGAAGGGAAGATGGATAGGCAGTGATAATGCTGTGGAAGACAGCAGCCTCCTCAACCATATACATACATACCCGAAAGGAGGGTGTAcggaagacagagccaggctcttttcagtggtgcccagtgacaggacaagaggcaatgggcacaaactgaaacgcAGCAGGGAGTCTCCAtgcttggagatattcagaagccaTCTGAACATGGTCCTGTGCAACCAGGTCTAGATggcctgcttgagcagggggcgTTGGACCAGatggcctccagaggtcccttccaacctcaatcattctgtgattccttGATGGAGCCACAGCTTCAGCAGGTTGTGCAGGACAAAGGACTTTTAGCATGATCTCAACAACATAGATACAGGAAGCTTGTTACAGAGTACAAGTATTTGCCTAGCCGGAGAGTATCTCTGGTTATCTTCCTTGCCCTTCATACATGTTTTCAACTTCTTGAACTTAAATGACTATCATTTAtcacatttgtttctttctttttaaattcaacGCATTTGAAAAATGAGCAGGCTTTTCTGCTGTCCATCGTAAGCCTGTATTCACCGGATAACACCAGAAATGGTTGGTGCATGGCAGCAGCATGAAAGTATGAAAGTTCAAGAACTGCTACAATACTATTGGAATTTTATGGAATAACACTCAGGAATCTCCTGAGAGAAGATACAGCAAGCCATTACAGTCCACATctatgctgtttttaaaaaggggatCTTGGAATGAACTATCTTCTCAGCCACTCCTAGATTTCCTTCCAAAGACACCAAATTGGGGAACAGGGCAAACTGTATGTATTTTGTGTGCACACCACAAGAACCAGCAATGAGGACAGAAACCTTATATCACAAGTTcaggaaagcagaatgaaaaaatattttcatggatggaaaaatacttcatttattGAAACAGGATCTGATGTCATCACTATCTGCGTATCATTCAGTGTAGCAAATTCCACACTGCttagctcaggaaaaaaaacactaaaactATGTCTCAGATGAAAGGCCTACTATCAGCCTGGCATAAATATGGCCAGTAGAACTGAGGTTTTTCTAAAGCTTTGGGAGACTGCAGAGCTCTTTTTCAACTTTGCCTTCTCTCCAAGGCATACTCTGATTGCCACAGTCCTAACTGTAACTGAGTTACCAAACCCAAGAAGGACAGTTATTCTCAGGGATAGGAGTTACTGTGTTAGATATTAATTTCTTCCAGGTTATGTCACAGCTCCAAGTAGGAAAACTTATGTTTTAATCACTGAATGTAAACGGCgggttttgtttataaaaaggcagcattttaaaatgatgcaaTATTAACAACTTTAAAACTTGAAAGAGCTTTATTGTAGTACCAAATTTTGTATTTCACGTactaaggaatttttttttccttacagatgTCTGAAATTTAGCTCTGAAGTAAGCTTTTGACTCTAATATGGCATCTAAATAATGATTTTATCTTCAGAGATGGTGAATATCAGCAACTTCCAGGTAAACCAATGGGAAtagctgctgctcaggaacttTCATACTGCACAATTTTGCATGTAGGAGCCACCTATTTATGGTTTTAGGTATATAGTACTAGGCTTCTAGATTTGAGGATGTAATCcaagttttaaataataaaacttgtATTTGAAAAGTCTGTTCTGATTTTAGCAATTTTAGAAGAGAAAACTTAGAGAAGAAATAGCTAGCACATGCTTAATTCTAAATTAATCTACAACAGAAGTCTATCTTCTTTGAGACTTAcaataagttatttttttatataatcaATGGAATGATCAGTATAGATTTAGATAATAAATTGGAGTGTTTTAGACCTAAATTGTCAatcacacacagagaaagacaGTATAAGACAAATTAGTTCCTAAAGCTGAACTCAGAAGCTTCCTTTAAGCTCAATTTGAGTTCTGAACATTAAGAAAATAGCAGAATTTGTGggtttatttgttcatttataATAATGGTGAAACATCACCTAATAATAATGAACTTTAATACAGTCATATTGGCATTCACTAGAAAAGACTAAGATACAATCAGGAAAAAATCTAGTTTGCTATGctggtaagaaaaaaagcttcagaTTCTTGTATAAATTTCATCTGTCTTTTGGAGAAAGTGAAATTAAAGCATATTAATGAAAGACTTCACGTCTTGGATATAAAGAGTAAAATCTGTGTTGACTAAATGGACTTGAGCAAGtttcaagataaaataaaagaaaatttattattaaaactttAGAACACTTACAAAACAGGAAATATGCTATGCGTAAGTAACGGTACACGTTAaaacaaggaataaaaaaaattaaaattaagcacaagGTTTAGAGGGAGTTAGGAACAAAATACTTAATAATAAATCTAAAgcttcacatttttaatgtgcaaCAATAAATGAGTTAGCTTACAAATACCAAGTTGTACTAACTTCACAAACATCAAGACTTCTGAAGAACTATCTTTCTATAACATCTTCTTACTTTATACATTTTATTCAGAACATTCTGTCACTCTAGAGAACAGGACTGAGTACATAATATGATGCTAGCTTTCTCTCAGCATCTAAATTAAGCAATTGTGATTTCAAATATTGGCTTAGTATGAATTGTAACAGTTGTTTAATTGACACATACTTTTCTCCTTGAATTCCAGGAATAGAGTATGTCACAGTTTTGGGAaatttggtatttaaaaataaggctCCAAACCTCACCAGATACCATCTTTAGCTTAGTATTTTCCCAATATGGGTTTTACCCACacataatttcactttttttggcATGTTAGCTTTCTCTAAGGAGCATAAAATAATAGCAACAAAATTACCGTCAAAGAAAGTTGTCTTTAAAGTCATGTCAGTATGacttttttgcttatttcatTAGCAAGTATCTTCAGAAGATAGTATATATTTCAAATCCAGTTAAGTGGATATATTCATGTTTGTAAAGTgttttttgataaaataaacagctacaaaagcaagaaacatcAGCGATGCTCTCAAAACTACAAGAGTGATACAAGCCTCATCGCATACAATTCTGAACTCCCAAGGGGGGTGCCATCTTGAATAATCTAGAAATAAGCATATAAATATAAGATTTATTGGAGAACATACATTGAAAGTAACTGTGGAATATAAGCAGTAGTGTAAAATTGTAATACGTACACATAATTTTATCACGTTCTGGATTtcctggaaaaaggg
Above is a genomic segment from Gymnogyps californianus isolate 813 chromosome 1, ASM1813914v2, whole genome shotgun sequence containing:
- the LOC127026408 gene encoding glioma pathogenesis-related protein 1-like, producing MKITFFFAALFLLDLFTCCHAYPQYPLPDIEDAKFIEDCVRAHNRFRSKVNPPASNMFRMSWDAALAKTAKAWAKKCKFKHNIYLKMPGKVHPTFTPLGENIWTGTATIFSVDAALSDWFNEVSSYDFQTNSCTGMCGHYTQVVWAESYKVGCAVHFCNTVENFPGLFRAAHFVCDYGPAGNYPRKPYEAGRPCSGCSKEKCVDKLCENTEREKLINYAYWYPDWDTQPQPPQPQPPQPQPPQPRPPRPPTPPYIPPAEHPPPSCDQYCLSVSILRSLFLVLSAGAVLLVQQRFPHTFFYE